The Pyxicephalus adspersus chromosome 1, UCB_Pads_2.0, whole genome shotgun sequence sequence CTTGTGGTATTTTGGTTTGGTTTGAACAAAGTTTGAGTTTAAAAGTCTAGGAGGAGTCCAGGACGAGTTATCAgtggggaaataaatatatctaggTATTGCTTTTAGGATATGCTGGTGTGAACGTTTTGTTTTGTGCGTTTTTTCATCATAGCATAGCATCTAGATGATAATGTCTCTTTTTTCTATTAAATTGGTTATAAATGGGTTTTAttgatttcatatttcatttcttctctttttttttgttctcatacAGTCCTACTTCTCTTGCTTTAGTCTCCATTTTGCTAAAAACCTGAAAATTGTAACAGAAAGACTGAAACTGTGCTGGCCATGGCCAGATCTTAGAAAGCATAAAAGACAATTTTGGTTGAACCGACCCTTTTTAATGAAGTGTTCAATATACTAAATTCCGAGCAAAGTGTGATTACCTGCAAAGAGATTCTTTCTGTGCCTGTAAGCTTAGATTTATTTACTGTGCTCTCCTAGCAGTCAGTGTTGGTGCATCCGACCCCTCTCCTAAGCCATCTCACAATTCTGAACTCAGGCCTAAAAAAATGTCAGGCGGAGGATCTGCCTCGCAGATcatggaaaaacaaacatttatcttttttttgtctgtattttggCTCACATTGTTATGTAACAAACCACAAGTTGCATGCCTTAGTGCGTGTGTTAGTGGAACATTAGATTAGCCTGGGGATCTAGGGCGCTTGAATGAAGAAATACAAAACTTCTGACTTATCTAATGGAATGTGGTGTTACGTTGGTCAAAAAGCTAcagctatttattttgaatgttacTTGATTTCCTTTCAAAATGGCTGCCATCTTTTAGTTTGTCTCATTTGGGAAGCATAAATATCCATCCAAATATAATTTTGTGCCCCCATCAAATCCTTCATAAAAGATTTTCTATCATATCTTCAATACTAAGAATGTTGCCAATCCATTTCAGGTATAATGCAACCTTCTGTGCAGTCTCTGGATCCAAAATTGTTAATATAGTCAAACGATAATGGTTTGGGGCAAGTTGGTTTTTGCTTTAAAGTGCAACCCCatgcaaaaacatgttttaattaggGCAGGTAGAAAAAGCTTGGAACCTTTGTCAGGTCTTTTCTGCTGTGTCAAGAGTGGGATGATTGATCCCCCTCCTGTCCTCATGTCAAGTTTTAGAGAGATAAAAGGAAGGGCTGGAAAGTAACTCCAATAGAActagaaaattaaagttttgactGGAgtagtgtgttttatatttgttgctaCCATATTTgtataaagtatttgttttacaaataaacatagcAGAGATTCACAATGCTTTATAGGTTCTCCAAAGTGAGGGCACAGAAGAAGTTgcttttatatacagtactttgtatccatttggaatttttttttgaccCACTGAATAGAGGGAGGACGtataagagacatttttttttctacaacaaagCAGGTAGGGAGATACTGTAAAATTTCCAAACCATTACATCTGACTGGCTTTAGGATAATACAAAACATTCTCGACAAAgcaattattagattttttttggtattttgtactTAGCCATAAATGTCAGCTGTAGCTTTTCAGAAAGCCATATTAATCTGTATACTTTGTAAATCATTTGCTAGTGAATTTGAAGTGTAACAAGTCTTTGCTTTCCCACAGAAAAAGATTCCTGCATATGGTAAAATGCAAGAAACATTGGAGGTGACTCTTCCAACCAAGCAGGAAGATGATGAGAAAGAACAGCCCGCAGAGATGGAGTATCTGAATTCACGATGTGTCCTCTTGACTTACTTTCATGGAGATATTGGAACAGTTGTGGATGAACATTTCTCAAGGGCCTTAAGCCAACTAAGCACCTTAAATCCAGAAAACACCAACTCTAAGACCAAAGCAGGAACTAGTCGAGGTAAGGATCAAGCCCAacacttttatgaaaatccaggaaaattgttgtcatacaaATGATGCTTTATACTGGATGCAGCTCTGTAGAAGCTGACACATTTGTATAGTAGAAGACGTGTTAAGTCCAGAAAAACCTCCAAATTGGTGCAGGTGTCCTTACATCTTCATGCTTACATTGGAGATGGCCTGACCTGAAACTCCTAGATCAGTGGTTCCtaaccagggttcaatggaaccctagggtttcttaaaatatttataggGGTTTCTTGATCATAGAGCAGTGTGTGCCCTTCAGGTCAGCTagagtgacaccaatgatctttttggctaactgtaagggtaacattattcccaatggccagcaatgtaagaggcattcctaccattgaccaacacactaatgtactgtgagctgtgaatatagtaattattcaGGGGGTTctccgaagacctgaaagttatttcaagtttcAGAAAGTAAGTGGTATTTAACAGTATGAAAGACAGTGTTAGCCCTGATATCGAGCTTCATTATTAGGAAGTTGGAACTAGTTAAATGTAACATaccctatatatataaaaagtatggctcgggttagcactctggcctttgcagcactaggtcccaagttcaaatcctagtcaggacactatctgcatggagtttgcagattctccccgtgtttgtgtggggtcctttgagggacagttagtgacatgactatggactttgtacagcgctgtgtaatttgatggtgctatataaatactgtgtaataaaaataaaaagtacctcCTGGGgattgaaaaatactttttaatgttgagaggaaaccagaaaaatatagtaaaattatTAGTCATCCAATCATTTGAAAACACCTTACATAATTCCTTAAGCCTATTGCTATTATGGTCCATGGAATCAGGAGGGCTTTGAATGCACTTGTACTAAGACATTTGTTTAAGGtgaaaaagcaatacaaaatgaAGCAAGCATTACATATCAAAGCAAACCTTATGTGGAATACTTTCAAACTTTCCTGCTGACCCCCAGACACATCTCTGCTGATATTACGGAATGGTGTTTGAGGACCCTTTAGACATTCTTGACCCCTAGCGTACAATCCAGATAGTCCTGAAATATAGACAATAACACAAAAAGATTAGTAATATCCTTTCTTTTAGGAATGGAAAGACAAAATCTGATCCAGGCATCCAATACTATTCCCGAGGGATCTTCCTTCCTAAAATAGCTGACATTTTACTTATAATTAGAAAAATGAGTATGCTCAACCCCGAACAAGGAGAAAAATTCTGCAAACTATTATTCAGTAGGCAGATTTATCCATTCTTGAATACGTGGTTTCCCATCTCTTGTCATGACTATAAAAGGCATTTTCACTATATCATGAGTTCACCAAACAcgatttttgacattttattcatAGTGGGTTGTGTTTGTCAGGAAGGTTGGTTGTTTGCTTTGAGTTACATTCTTACattgcatacacatgtgcatgaGATGTAGTAGAGAGACAGTGAGAAACAGTGTAGCTACTAAGTACATGGTTTTGAAGATGGGTATTTGTGTGCTGCAATTGCATTACTTTGTCAATTAAGATGAATGGGAAAATACTGGTACGGAAAGTGTATGACTCCAGGGTCTGGAACCTGGATGAGGCATGGGTGACTATACAGGTGCAAAAGGTTTAAGCACAGACTGGCCCAAACTTTAGGCTGACCAATGCGTTCTGATCAAGGAAGCCATTCTAGGCATAAAAACAAGAACAATTGTTGGGTACTTTATCCAATATTTCAGTGCATAATTTGTAATTTTGAGGACCTTGTTTCTAAGATGCTCAGTAATAAGTATActataacataaaaacaattgaaaataatCATAATACTTCACTTCTTGCCATTTGTGAGTCGAGGTTTAcatgttgtatgtttttgttttcagagaGCCCATCAGTATCATGTCAGAGGACTAGTCTACCTCCACCTTTATGGACAAACTCTTATCAGCCAGGTCCAGCTTGCCTGAGTGGAGTTCATCCAGACTTTGCCACCACGACAGCCAGCACCCTCCCAACTACAGAGCACAGCAGCTGGCCTGGAGACAACATTCATCAGACTGTTCCACATCCTCCACCCGTTGTGACAGAGTCCTGGCACTACCCATTGGCTTCGCCAACATCATCACCATATGCCCACATGCATGACATTTACATGTATCGCCACCATACTCATCCCCATATGCatcaccatcaccaccatcatcaccatccCAGTTCCCATGTGGACCCGCGATACGGACCTCTTGTAATGCCTTCTATGCGGGCAGCCAGGATTCCAGCAGCGCAATGTGACATAACTAAAACTGAAGCCACAACACCCACCATGGCTACTCCAGCATGGGCCGGGGCATTCCATGGTACTGTTGACATTGTACCAAGTTTTGGTTTTGAGACGGGTAATGGCTTTTCTGCCTAAATATTTGAATGTGGACATTACCGCTGGAACATCCCGCTTTGGATTCTGGATTTTAGCTTTCTTGCTACATGTAAAGAATCAATTTTAGCTGAATATGCCTTAAAGGaaaccaatatttttgttttcctctgaAAACAAAGTGCTTTATATGTTTCCCCCATACCAGTTTTGTATCGTCTGTCATTGGTTGCCTATTTCTGCAAAGCCTTCTGtgaataactgaaaaaaatagactgttttatattaaataataatgatttcttAATCTGTTTTCTTAAGCTTGGGATTATTTGTTTGTGTGTGGTCTGCTTGTATGCTGTACAGTACCCCTGGTGAACTGATTAAAACCATATCACtccaatgaaaaataatgaacgATTTCATCAACTTCATGACCTACAAAACAGGTGTGACAATTTTTGAAAAGCCCATAAATGGTTTACATACAACATgcttatgtatttaaaatgaaaatgaaagcagTACCAAGATATGAATGGGTCTTGTGCACATACATATCTTATTTGTTTGTGTAGTAGACTATTTTATGACCTGtgaaattatatgaaatatttcttAGCTGCTTGTAACTGTAAACATACAATAGGTGGTTTATAAAGGGTTTATAAAACTGAACCAGTTTAGGGTCTCTCTTATTAATCACAGATGAGATTTTAGCTACCCTAGagtagaaaatgtgtttaaatgtctATAAAATACAGTAATACTATTAAATAAAGTAATGGGTGCATTTACAGCATACAATTATGTATTATTCCAGTGCACCATGGAGGTAGACTTGTAGTCTTTGAGCTACATAGGAAATGAAAATTATAGGGTTTAGTGATTTTGCTAGTACATATTTTGTgttaaagtaaatgcaaacctAACAGCTCAAATCCCATAGatgttttatatgttaatgtTATATGAAAAGCCAATTGTAATATTGGTAATTTGGCACATTTAATTGAAAGCATGGTTATGCCATGAAAATACTTGTTCAGACATTATTTTTGTGCCAGTTGTTTCCCTATTGGGCTCCTGTGTTCTGACCCTGTGATTTCCACTGAAGActatagacctgatttaataaagccccccatggctggagaagatacactttcatcagtgaacctgggtgatctagcaagcctggaatagatctggtgcaggattgaaagcatttgccaacaaatagcaaattacttttaggaaatccattacagatttgctggatcaccgatgaaagtgtatcctctgcagccttggagagctttaatatatcaggccctataAGTGGCCATTTGGACCCACATTCCATGGGCATAGTATAGTCCACATTGTTAAGGAAACTTAAAAATGTTGCAGAATATTAGCTGCAGTAGATCGATTTGAGCTGCTATACAAACCAGATGACAAAAGGTGCATATAacactttattaaacaaaagtCCTGACAATTGTTTAGGTTAACTATATGTAGTTACTGACAATTGCATTAAAGCTTCGGTTATATGGACCTATCAATTGGAGAAAGGAGCCAGTGGAGTTATACTAAGAAGGTAATAGAgccattatatattattatgtagtaAGAAAAATGGTAGACGCATATTTCCCTGATgcttgtacctttttttttcagctcactttttaaacttttgccaCATGGCCTTTATCAAATGCTtaatccaataaatataaaatattatttaaaattgttacaGATTTGATGACATGATCATAATCAGTCCTTACCAAATACTTAtaagaataatacaaaatatttctactTATTACACATCTAATGACATGATTATGATCAGccaataataatttaacaaagaGACAAAGTTTAGCTGAACCTCCAAGAAAGTTACCACTTTtgtctgtgtgtatataaatattaacacTTTTTAAGTCCTTTTTACCTCCTAAGGGTCTAATATTTGAAACTGATGCATGAATGATATCtctaattgtttaattttaaagttatagTGTGTAGTAGAGTTATGTGCAGTATTACGGTAAAGAATGTGCAAAACATTGTGCAGAGAGGAGCTTTGTGGATTATTAAATGCATAGCACAATGTGTATATAAGTGAAACGTGCAAAGTGTACAGCTCAATCTGTAAATTATAGCAGTCTGGAGTATGGAATGTGCAGCACAATGAACAAGCTGCAGTCCTGTGGAgtacaaaatgtacagaaaatgtgcAGTACAGAAGAACAATGTGGTATGGCATCTAGAATATGAAGCACTGTGGACATACATTACATTGTGCATTGTGGAGCTGTGGAGGGTAAAAGTTATAGGGTATGTACACATGTAGGATTTCTGTTGCTGTAAACAGtgtttcatgatcatttccagtgacatgaaTGGACGAGCAGTGTAAACACAGTGTCCATTCTGTTATATGGTGAGGGAAGGATAAGCCAGCCGCACCTCGCTGTCCTTtcctccattgacatgcatagtgGTTTGTTCCTGATCTCCCATGGCAGATTGATGTACGACATTGGGCAATTGCTTCTCACATGCCAAATTTTAGGACATTTAGTTATCTGACGGGCAAGgcttatctgacgtgtgtatacaGCCTTGCAGAGTAGTTGCCAGACTGTAGCCATGTGGAATATAGAATATACAGTTCAATGCATAGTTTGTAAGGATCCGGAGTACAAAACACACATTATAGTGTCAAATACTACTTAAAAATTCAACTGATGATGAAAGGT is a genomic window containing:
- the VGLL3 gene encoding transcription cofactor vestigial-like protein 3, whose translation is MSCLDVMYHHQVYGMHQYLPSSAACTTAYYHHHHNSQKKIPAYGKMQETLEVTLPTKQEDDEKEQPAEMEYLNSRCVLLTYFHGDIGTVVDEHFSRALSQLSTLNPENTNSKTKAGTSRESPSVSCQRTSLPPPLWTNSYQPGPACLSGVHPDFATTTASTLPTTEHSSWPGDNIHQTVPHPPPVVTESWHYPLASPTSSPYAHMHDIYMYRHHTHPHMHHHHHHHHHPSSHVDPRYGPLVMPSMRAARIPAAQCDITKTEATTPTMATPAWAGAFHGTVDIVPSFGFETGNGFSA